In the genome of Nonomuraea sp. NBC_00507, the window CGTGGCCGGGCTGGGCCTCGGCGTGGTCATCGCGCCGGTGTCGTCCGCGGTGCTTCGGGTGAGCCCGGCGGCCCAGCACGGCGTGGCGTCGGCGGCGATCGTGGTGGCCAGGATGATGGGCATGCTGATCGGCATCGCGGCCGTGTCCGCGTGGGGGTTTTACCGGTTCCAGTCGCTGACCGCCCACCTGGATACGCCGCTCCCGTTCGGCGTGGAGGCGGCCACGTACCAGCGGCAACTGGCCGAGTACACCGCGAAGGTGCAGGCGGCGCTGCACACCGAGTACACCGAGATGTTCCTGGTCACGGCGGTCATCTGCCTGCTGGGTGCGGCCGTCGCGCTGCTGATGCCCCGCTCCGGGTGATCGCCAGAATCGCCATGTCGTCATCGCGCGGACCGCCGGTCCAGCGCTCGACGTCACGGACCAGAACCTGGATCACCTCGTCCGGGTTCCGGAACGGGCCCCGCCCGGCGAGCCGGCTCGCCGGGTCGTAGAAAGTGCCTGAACGGTCTCGGGCCTCCGTCACTCCATCGGTGACCAGCAGGAGCATGGCCCCGGCCGGGAACGACCATTCCCCGGGCTCTGCACGCGGCGCACCCAGGCCGCTCATGCCCAGGGGAAGACTGGGCTCGTCCGGATCCAGCGAGGACACCGTGTCGCCCTGGAGGAGATACGGCGAGGGGTGGCCACAGTTCAGCAGCCGCACCCGGTCCGCGCCGGCGGTGATCTCGCCGATCACCGCCGTGACGAACCCTTCCATCCGGAGGCTCTCCTCGCGCGACGAGGCCTCTCTGACCAGGGCACGCTCCATACGCTCTGCCAGCACCACAAGGTCGGGTGCCCGGTCTGCCGCCTCCCGGAACGCGCCCAGCAGGACGGACACGATGCCGACCGCGCCCAGGCCTTTGCCCCGCACATCCGCGATCAGCAGCCTGGCGCCGTACGGCGTGTCCTGCACGGCGTACGCGTCTCCGCCGATCAAGGTCTCGATCTGCGCGGTCTTGTAGACGGCGGCGATCGCCAGCGGGCCGATGCCTGCCGGCGGAGCGGGCAGCACGGCCCGCTGGGCGGCCTCCGCGACGGAACGCACCGCTTCCAGCCGGCGCCCATGGCGAGCGACCACGCTGTTCACCCCGAGGCCGACGAGCGCGGTGAACACCGCGTTGATCAGTGAGAAGGTGCCGGCGGCATGACCGAAGTAACCGTCCTTGATCAACAGTGCCAGCTCGACCAGGACAAGGGCCGCTCCGGCCGCGATCGTGTGCCGGAGCGAGAGCAGGGCTCCGGCCAGCACGACCGCGGCGCCCAGCTGGTAGTCGCCCCAATAGTCGCGCGGAGACAGAATATTCAGGATGGTGCCGATGACGATCAGGGCTGCCGGTATGAACCAGACGTACCGGGGCCACCTGAAGGAGGGTGGGTCCATCCGCGCCCCGATCCCACATCCGAGGTGGAACACCACGTGAATTCCTCTGGGGTTCGCCGCACGCATTTCCCCAGATCCTGGCTTTGATCCTTTCTAGTGGATGTCGAATTCCGTGTCGAGGCGACACTCGGGTGAGGCCTAGGGCGAGAGCCGGTGCAGGTCACGAGGGAAGGCGGTGGTCTGGCGGATGTTGGTCGCGCCCGTCAGCCGCGCCGTCCACCGCTCCAGCCCCAGCGCGAACCCGCCGTGCGGCGGCATCCCGTACCGGAACGCCTGCAAATACCCCTCGTACGGCTCCACCGGCTCCCCGCGCTCGCTCAGCGCCGTCAGGTAGTCCTCGTACCGGTGCAGCCGCTGCCCGCCCGTCACCAGTTCCAGCCCTCGGAACAGTAGGTCGAACCCGTTGGAGTAGCCGGGCCGCGCCGGGTCGGGGTGGGTGTAGAAGGGCCGCTTGGCCATCGGATAGCCGGTCACGAAGAGGAAGTCCGACCCGTGCTCCCGCACCGCCCACTCCGACAGCCACCGTTCCTGCGCCGGCGCCAGGTCGGGCTCGTCCGACGAGGTCAGCCGCTGGGCCTCGGTGAAGTGGATGGCCGGGATCTCGGCGGGCACGGCAGGCAACGCGATCGCGAGCGACGAGACGGCGGAGGCGGCGCGGCGGCGTACCGACTCCAGCATGCCCGCCACCGTCTCCCGCAGCACCGCCATGACATCCCGATGGTCGGCGACGAAGCCCAGCTCGGCATCCAGGCTCGTGTACTGGGCCAGGTGGCGTACGGTGTCGTGCGGCTCGGCCCGGAAGACCGGCCCGACCTCGTACACCCGCTCGAACACCCCGACCATCGTCTGCTTGTAGAACTGCGGCGACTGCGCGAGGTAGGCGGGCCGCCCGAAGTAGTCGATGCCGAAGACGTTCGCGCCCGACTCGGTGGCCGAGGCCACGATCTTCGGGGTGTGGATCTCGGTGAAGCCGAGCCGATCGAGCGCCTCACGGAACCCGGCCACGCTCGCGGCCGAGATCTCCAGCGGCGCCCGCAGCAGCGGGTGCCGCAGCGCGACCGGCGCGTGGTCCAGGATGGTCGGCAGGGCCGCGGGCACCACCGGCCGGTAGAGGTCGAACGGCGGCGGCGCGCCCGGCTCGGCCAGCACCTCGACGTCCGGCTTGACCAGCTCGACGCCTCCCGGCGCCTGCGAACTCGCGGTCACGGTGCCGGTGACGTGGACGACGCTCTCCTCGCCCGGCAGGTCGCCGCCGGAGACCACCTGCGCCAGGCCGGTACGGTCCCTGACGACGAGGAAGGACACGGATTTCAGCTGCCGGCGGCGATGGACCCAGCCGGCGATCGTCACTCGTTGACCCACGTGCTCGGCGAGCTCCGCGGTCATGATACGAGAGATCATTACAGCTCCTCGGAAAAGGATGTGCATGATCCCTTGGAAGTGCGGGGGAGAAGGGTTGCTCCCGGTGCCACCGCACTTTCACCGCCCCGCGGCGAGCGGGGCGGCCTCGACGACCCGATGACGGGGGTCAGACCGGCGGGGCATTTCCTCCCCGCACTCAGGAGTGTCTTCGCCCGCGGGACGCGGGGCCGCCTTCGCAGCTGCCGGCGGCTCTCTGGACCCGCGAAGGCCCGCGGCTACTCGTCTCCCTCGACGTTTGCCGTCGATCTTACGGCCGCGCCGGAGCCACCGGCAAAGCGATTACTTCTCCTTCTTGGCCCGCTTCTCGCGGATCTTCATCGTGACCTCGATCGGCGAGCCGGCGAAGCCGAACTCCTCCCGGATGCGCCGCTCGACGAAGCGCCGGTAGGTGTCCTCCAGCCAGCCGGAGGTGAACAACACGAACTTGGGCGGCTCGACCGACGCCTGCGTGGCGAAGAGGATCTTCGGCTGCTTGCCGCCCCGGACCGGCGGCGGCGTCTGCTGCACCAGCTCGGTCAGGAACGCGTTGAGCCGGGCCGTCGGCACCCGCGTGGACCACGAGTCGAGCGCCTTCTCCAGCGCCGGGACCAGCCGGTCCACGTGCCGCCCGGTCAGGGCGGAGATGTTGACCCGCAGCGCCCACGGCGTGC includes:
- a CDS encoding PP2C family protein-serine/threonine phosphatase: MDPPSFRWPRYVWFIPAALIVIGTILNILSPRDYWGDYQLGAAVVLAGALLSLRHTIAAGAALVLVELALLIKDGYFGHAAGTFSLINAVFTALVGLGVNSVVARHGRRLEAVRSVAEAAQRAVLPAPPAGIGPLAIAAVYKTAQIETLIGGDAYAVQDTPYGARLLIADVRGKGLGAVGIVSVLLGAFREAADRAPDLVVLAERMERALVREASSREESLRMEGFVTAVIGEITAGADRVRLLNCGHPSPYLLQGDTVSSLDPDEPSLPLGMSGLGAPRAEPGEWSFPAGAMLLLVTDGVTEARDRSGTFYDPASRLAGRGPFRNPDEVIQVLVRDVERWTGGPRDDDMAILAITRSGASAARRPHPAGR
- the aspS gene encoding aspartate--tRNA(Asn) ligase — encoded protein: MISRIMTAELAEHVGQRVTIAGWVHRRRQLKSVSFLVVRDRTGLAQVVSGGDLPGEESVVHVTGTVTASSQAPGGVELVKPDVEVLAEPGAPPPFDLYRPVVPAALPTILDHAPVALRHPLLRAPLEISAASVAGFREALDRLGFTEIHTPKIVASATESGANVFGIDYFGRPAYLAQSPQFYKQTMVGVFERVYEVGPVFRAEPHDTVRHLAQYTSLDAELGFVADHRDVMAVLRETVAGMLESVRRRAASAVSSLAIALPAVPAEIPAIHFTEAQRLTSSDEPDLAPAQERWLSEWAVREHGSDFLFVTGYPMAKRPFYTHPDPARPGYSNGFDLLFRGLELVTGGQRLHRYEDYLTALSERGEPVEPYEGYLQAFRYGMPPHGGFALGLERWTARLTGATNIRQTTAFPRDLHRLSP